ACCGCTGCTCCTTTTATTCGACTTGAAAGTTTTAAAGCCGTTTCCGAAGTACCTGTAATGGTTGATAGTGTTAAAATGGGTCCAATATGAACAATCATTTTTGTTTTTTTCAGTGCTTCATATACTTTGTTCATGAGGTTAATATCCACTTTCAAATGAGTGGAGCCAAAACCAAGTTCATTTAACCCGCAAAAACCTTCAGCAGTTTCAACACCTAAATCAGCGGCAATAATTTCATTTGCAATCACGATCGAGCCAACTTTAGCTCGATCAGCAAACCCTCCACCTATTCCCATGCTGATGACAAGATTATATTTTGATGTACATAATGCTCTGGTTGTATTGGTTGCTGCTGCCGCAGGACCAACACCAGCGGCTATAACATGAATATTATTTGTACTATGAAGGCCTTTTAATATCGCCTCTTTTTCTGCTTCAACCGCAGTCACAATAAGTATTTGTTTATCTTTTGCAGTCATTGCTATCATCCTTATATTTAATTACTAATCTGGCATGTTTAAAAAATGCCTTTCGAATACCTTCTAATTATAAGCATACTTATTATTGGTTAGAAAATCTACCTGTCATGAGAAAAACTATCTAGACTTTGGAATAAAGCTCTTTAAAGCTTTATATATTTTATATTTTGTGTGGTTTGAATGAATTGAATATGATATGATTAACATAATTTGGTTATTGTGATAAAAAATTTCTAGTTGAGTTAAGGACCTTTTTCATATACTAGCTTCCAAAAATTGTTTTAATCTATATTAGAAAGAGGTGCATTTAATGAGTAAAAAAAGTCTTGTAATGATATTTAGTACCATAGTAGTGCTAGTATTCATATTGTTAATATCTATTCAAAGTTTATATATAAACGGAAATGAGCAACGACAAAAAGATCAAGAAGAGATAACAATAGATCTAAATATTCAAAAAGACAAAGAAAGCAAACAAACTATAAACACGGGCGATAATGATAATGTGGAAGTTCAAAGTAATGATCGCAAGACTCAACCTGCTTACTCTTATAGTGATGCTATTGTTGAATCAGTGTTTGTTGAGACAACTGTTGATAGTGACAATGATGGTCATTTTGATCGGATCCATGCCAATATAATTAGACCTAAGGAGACAGAGAATGACCTTAAGGTTCCAGTAATATATGAAATTACACCCTATTTGAAAGGGCTGAACCCACTAACTTTTCATGATGTGAACGTTGAATTAAATGCTGTAGATGGGAATGGGAATGCTAAAGGAAAACCTTTTATTAGTTCGGATTTCCCAGGTTCTTATGACGATTATTTCGTACCACACGGATATGCTGTAGTTATTGCTGAAAGTATTGGAACTGCCCTATCAGATGGTTGTCCTACTATAGGTGATGAAAATGAAGTGCTCGCTGCTAGTTCCGTGATTGACTGGTTGAATGGTCGTGCTAATGCTTTTTCTGAAGATGGACAGCCTGTATATGCTGATTGGTCAACAGGTAATGTTGGCATGATCGGGATGTCCTACAATGGCACATTAGATAATGGAGTTGCTGTTACAGGTATAGAAGGGTTAAAAACAATTGTGCCGATTGCAGCAATTAGCAGCTGGTACGATTACTATCGTGCTAACGGTGCTGTAGTAGCACCGGGGGGTTACCAAGGAGAGGACACTGATATTTTAGCTAATGCAATACTTACGAGAGAAAATTCTGAAGTATGCAATGAAGTTGTAAATGAATTGGAGCATACTCAAGATAGAGTGACGGGAGATTATAACGAATTTTGGGATCATCGAAATTATTTGAATGAAGTAAAGAATATAAATGCTAGCGTTTTTGTTGTTCATGGTTTAAATGATTGGAATGTTAAAACAAAACAATTTTCTCAATGGTGGGATGCTCTGGGTAAAAATGATATTTCACGTAAACTTTGGTTACATCAAGAAGGGCATAGGAATCCAAAAAGTATACGGGAAAATGAATGGTATGAAACATTACATAGATGGTTTGACTTCTGGCTTTATGATATAGACAATGGAATAATGGATGAACCCATGGTGAATATCCAACGTGAAGATTTATCTTGGGAGATTGAAGACAATTGGCCAGCTGAAGGGGCTGAATCTACAACGCTTTATTTAAATCACAATTCTAACATTCAAGTTGGAACGCTAAACCTTCAGTCTATCCCTAATAATCAAAAGAATTCAATTACATTAATAGATGATCCGATGGTACAAGCTGAGGTATTGGTGGCTAATCCTGAAGAAAGTAACCCTAATCGAATAGTATTCATGACAAATGAACTCATTGATTCTGTTAGAATTAGTGGTACACCAGAAGTAAGCATACGTGCAAGTTTAGATCATCCTGTATCAAATCTTACAGCGATATTAGTAGACTATAGCAAAACTTCGTCTAAGATAGTTACACGTGGATGGATGGATCCACAAAATATAAATGATGTGAATAAATCAAAACTTTTGAATCCAAATCAGAACTATACTTTTAATTGGGATATGCAGCCTGATGATTATGTATTTGAAGAAGGTCATCGTATTGGTATTGTTTTTATTGCAAGTGATTTTGAATACACATTACGACCTCCAGCAGGTAAGAAATTAACGTTATATCCAGAAAAGAGCAAAGTGATTTTACCTATTGTGGGGGGGAGTGATGCATTAAAATGGTAAGTGAGTAGGTTATAATATAAAAACTTACGATTGATTAGCAACCAATCGTGAGTCTTATAATGGGAATCAACTATTATATAATATAGTATATATCCATTTTATTTTGTAATTTTTTTCAAATGCATTTCACAAGATAGGAGCGGATGAACATGCCTATCGTTAAGATTTCAATGTTTATTGATGCACCTCAGAAAGTTTGCTTTGATCTTGCTCGAAGTATTGAAGTACATATGTTGTCTACTTCAAAAACTAGGGAGAAGGCAATAGCTGGTAAAACAAGTGGATTGATAGAATTACATGAGTCCGTTACTTGGGAAGCAGTGCATTTTGGTATACGTCAAAGATTAACAGCAAAAATTACTGAGTTTGATTCTCCAAATTTATTTGTGGATGAACAAGTAAGTGGTGCTTTTAAACGATTTAAACATATTCATGAGTTTATATCTTATCAAGGTGGAACACATATGATTGATACCTTTGAATATACTGCTCCTTTTGGTGTATTTGGAAAACTAGCTGATATTATTTTTCTAAAGAAATATATGTATAAATTCTTAACAACAAGGAATGAAACTTTGAAAATGATGGCGGAGGAAGTACAAAAGAGCAAATGTTAATTAAGAAAGATTGATGAAGTGGAATTATTTAGGGTACTAGTTTAATAGAGGAGCATTTAAACTAACTGAAATGACTTTACTTGGAGTGGCGGTCATGATAAACTATCAAAAAATGTGCGATACCTTATATTAAAATCTTAGTCCATGAATCAAATTTAAATAAATAAGGAGGAGTTAATTTTGAAAAAAAGCACTATATTTTTAATCTTGTTTATTCTATCTTTTATATTTTCTGCGACGGTATTAGCAGCAGAAGAATCAAAGATAGAAGTTTGGATTGACGGAAAGCAAATACAATTTGACCAAGGACCATTTATAAAAGATGGGACTGCATTTGTTCCTTTTAGGGCTTTGTTTAGTGAGTTGGGATTAAATGTGAAATGGGATCAAGATACAAAAATAGTCATTGGGGAAAATGACGGTTTAATCGTTGAATTGTCACTAAATAATAATCAATTTACTGTAAATGGAGAAACGATCGAATTGTTAGTCCCTCCGGAATTAGTTAATAATCATACTTATGTACCCTTAAGAGTTGTAGGAGAATCTACAGGGAAAAGTGTAAAATGGAATGTTGAAACGAAAGCAATATCTATTTTGAGCCATGAATCACAGGTAAATGAACAATCAGAATCAGTTGCAGACTCAAATTATATTGTTAAAGTGAATGGGGAAAGCATTGATAAGGACAAGCTAATTGACCTGATGGTTCAACAACTAGGGAAAGAAAAGACTGATGCTTTAGTTCAACAACTTATTAATCGAACTTTAGTAGCCCAAGAATTAGCAAAACAAGGGTTGAATGTGACAGATGAAGAGCTAGCAAATGGTGTAGCCAAAGAAATTGAACGCTTTAAAGCTTCAATTGGTTCTGATGAAGAAGTGGAAGCTTATTTACTCCAATACGGAATGACTATGGAAGACTATCAAAAAGTGGTAGAAGATATTATTCCATTCCAACTTCAGATTGAAAAATTATTTGAATCAAGAGTCAATGTAACAGATGAAGAAATTGCAACTTATTATGAAGAAAATTTATTTTTTTATACAGAAGAAGAGCAGGTAAAAGCCTCTCATATCTTAGTAGAAACGAAAGAAGAAGCAGAGGCTATCATGCAACAAATTAATGATGGTGCAGATTTTGCAGAGCTGGCTAAAGAACATTCAATAGACCCAGGAAGTGGTGCGAATGGAGGAGATTTAGGTTTCTTTGGACGAGGTATGATGGTACCTGTATTTGAGGAAGCCGCTTTTAATTTATCCGTTGGTGAAGTTAGTCAAATCGTACAAAGTAATTTTGGATTCCATATTATTAAAGCAACAGATAAAAAAGAGGCAAAAACACCTACTCTTGAGGAAAAACAAGAAGAAATCAAAGAAGAGTTATTAAAAGTTAAAAGCAGAGAACAATACCAATTGTGGATAGAAGATGCTAAAAATCAATCAGTAATTGAAGTTTTATTTTAACTAAACAGAAGTATAAAAAGATTAGGAGCACCGTCCACCTTTGAGCAGAAGGTGAACGGTGCTTTATCTATTCCCAGCAGACTTCAACCGCAAATCATTTATTCATTTTTTATATATATAAAAACATGTTATCTACAGAAATTAATCCAATGTTTGAGAATTTGATTTGGACTCGTTTGTTCTGGAGTGTTGTTGTATATAATTTATAATTAGGTGGAGATAATATGAAAAGGTTATTCTTATATACCATAGCATTTTGTATAGTAATAATCTCAGGTTGTTCATATGAACAAACATTTGAAGAATATTTTCATGCAAAAATGGAGGGCATGCATGAGGGTGAAGAGGACTACTCGTATAAATTAGTTTTTAAACAAATGAATGTGATTCATCAAGATGATGCAATTGCTATTTTTAGAGAACATAAATCTCAAGAAGATAAAATATTCATAGCTTATTTTGAAAAAGAAAATGAAAAGTGGGGGTGGAAACATACGAGAGGATCAGAATGGAATATGCGTGTAAAGTGGTCATCCATGCTTAATATGCCTTATATTTATTCAGGTACTATTTCAGATGACACGATATCTGAAGTATATGCGGGAAAATATAAAGCCAAAATTATTAATGTGGAAAATGAAAAAAGGTTTTGGTTTGCAATTAGCCATGAAAAGGATGTAAGGGTCAGATATATTTATGATAATGATACAGAAGTATTCATTGAAGAGGTAGAATAGCAGGAGATGCTTCTAGGGAGCACCTCAGTCAAAAAACAATGGCTTACTTCTATCTATTGTGTTTTCGCCCTTTGGGGGGAGAGCCTTCAATTTTTATTGCCTAATCTTTGAAATTTCCCCAATATGGGAATTAGAAGTTTGAAAGAAATTGAAAGTGAAAAAAATTAAATATAAAGATGCCCCATAAGGAGCATCTCATCACAAAAACCTTCTCTGCATCTTTCCATCCTTATATGAAAACACAACAGATTTTTCTTCAATTTTAGTTTCCAAATGAACATTTTTCCCCCATAATTGTTCTAAATAAGGGAGAGTCCGTTCAGTATATTTTAAGTCTAGTTCAAGTCCTTCATATTCATGTTTGAGGTATAATTCTCCGTTATTTTTGAAATTGCCATTCTCTACGACAAGATATGGGAAACCGCCATTTGTTCTAGATGAAACAAGTTGATCTCTAATGTTTTCCCACGTTTTATCAGTAATCTTTCATTCCCGGCCTTGTTTTTCAAAAATATAAAGGTCTAAATCTTCAACAAGTTCTTTAGTTAAATAGTTTCTTATAAATGAAGTATCTAAATCGATTTCCCGCACCTCAAATATCTTATCTCTATCCCAACGTTTTTCAATGTCCTCAAAAATCTTTATTCCTAGATAATAAGGATTTAACGTTTGCTGTGATGGCTGGACTACAGAGGAATTCAGTTTTGCAAACTCAACTGTTTCCTCAGAGGTCAGATCCATTTCTCTTAGGATGCGTACTTGCCAGTATGACGCCCAAACGTGTTTCTTCTAAGGATTTTGAATATATGATGTTTCAATTTATGGTTAATTTGAATATTGAATACTTCTAGGGGTAAAATGGTATTATTATGATTCTCAGTATAGAGGAGTTTATTTTTATTAGATGGATGTGTTAGGTTTACATAAAAAAATAAAAAAATTATTACTAGAAATAGAACAACTACAAATCGAAAACATCTCTCTAAGAAATGAAAATGCTCGACTTAAAGAAATATGTAAAACAAACAAAGATATGTTAAAAATAAATCATTCTAATTTACAACAGCATAAAAAAATAGATAAATTACAAGAAAACATAGATAAAGTTCATCAATATTCAAATGCAGATCTAAAAATTTCTTTATTTAGAAACTTGTTTTGCACTAGAGAAGATATATACGCTGTTCGATGGGAGAGTAAAACAGGTAAAATGGGTTATTCACCTTCATGTTCAAATGAATGTTCCAGTGTCAATAGAAAAATCACGTTCCGGTCATGGTGCCCATCTATGGATCTTCTTTGAAGAAGCAATTTCAGCATCTTTAGCAAGGAAATTAGGTTGCTTAATTTTATCCAAAACAATGAATAGTAGACATCAGATTGGGCTAGATTCATATGATAGATTATTTCCAAATCAAGACACTCTTCCAAAAGGAGGTTTTGGTAACTTAATAGCATTACCTCTGCAAGGTCTTCCAAGGAAGAAAGGCAATAGTATATTTGTAGATATGTATTTTCAACCATATAAAGATCAGTGGGAATTTCTGTTCTCAATAAAAAAATTGAAGTTAGATGAAGTAGAAGTTATTTTACAAAAGTCTTCAAATGTTTCTTCATTACTGGACGCTAAGAGCTTCTCAGATATTAATGAACTTTTCGGAAATGAACACTTTAATAAATCAGCTAAATCTAATATTCATGAAACTTTACCAGAAGTAGTGAAGGTAACAATGTCTAATATGGTTTATATAGAAAAAAAACTAATCCCAGCCCTTTTGATGGGTAAAATAACAAAATTAGCTACATTTCCAAATTCAGAGTTTTATAAAGCACAAGCAATGAGGCTATCTACACATGGGAAACCTAGAGTGATTTCGTGCTCTGAGGAATTTGAAAATGAAATTGCATTACCAAGAGGATGTTTTCAGAATGTGAAAGAGTTATTTGAACAACATGAAATAAAAATAGATCTTAGTGATGAGCGAACCGAAGGGGTTAAAATTGATGTTCAGTTTACTGGTAAATTAACAATGCTACAAGATGCGGCTACCCGTGCTATTTTATCTAATGATATTGGCATTCTTTCAGCAGCAACAGCATTTGGCAAAACAGTAGTTGGTGCAAATATAATAGCACAAAGAAAAGTAAATACTTTAGTATTGGTTCATCGAAAAGAACTTATGATTCAATGGAAGGAAAGGTTAAATGCATTTTTAGATTTTGAGACTATAGGTGTGATAGGAGGAGGTGGAAAAATAAAAAGAACTAATTTAATTGATATTGCAACTATTCAAAGTATGAACCAAAAAAGGATTATTAAAGATTTTATCAATGACTATGGTCAAATCATTGTTGATGAATGTCATCATATTTCCGCTTTCCGTTTTGAGCAGGTTTTAAAGAAAGCAAATTCAAAATATATCGTAGGTTTAACTGCTACACCTACACGGAAAGACGGACATCACCCAATCGTTATGATGCAATGTGGACCAATACGTTTGAAAATAGATGCAAAGTCTCAAGCAGCAGAGCGAGCTTTCCAACTTAAAGTAATCCCTCGCTACACTGAATTTAAATTATCTACTAATTCTACAGATTCATCAATACAGGACATTTATAAATGGTTGATTTACGATGAATCGAGAAATAATCTTATATTTGATGATATATTAAACTGTCTTGAACAAGGAAGGTCTCCAATTTTATTAGTTGAAAGAATGGCTCATTTAGAATATTTTCAAAAAAGACTTGATAAATTTGCAAAAAATATAGTCGTCTTACGTGGAGGTATGAGTAAAAGGCAGAGGGAAGCAATTAAAAAACAACTGGAGTCAATCCCAGATTCAGAAGAACGGGTATTGATTGCTACAGGAAAGTTAATCGGAGAAGGCTTTGATGATTCTCGTTTAGATACATTGTTCCTAGTTCATCCAATATCTTGGAGAGGTACTTTACAACAATATGCAGGTAGGCTACACCGTAATCATAATGGAAAAAATGAAGTGCTAATCTATGATTATGTTGACCACCAAGTACCTGTGTTGGCAAACATGTATAAAAAACGAATAAAAGGATATCGTTCTATGGGTTATCAAGGTATGGAGAGTACAACTTGATGATTGGAACTATCGTATGGGTAAATCACTTGAGCTATGGAGAGGAAAATATTATGAATAAAAAAGATAAGAAAGAAGCAGAATGGGCAGATGCTAAGAACATATGTCGTTTGAGCAATGTTGAGATCAAAATGGCGAAGGAACTTGGAATGACTCCAAAAAGTTTGACTAAAAATATACCAACAAAATCACAGAAGTGGAAGCAACCAGTAAAGGACTGGATTCGAGATCTGCATGAGACAAAGTTTGGAGAGACAGAATTTAAATCTCAGTCGCACATACCTCCCATTAATAGAAACGTAAAAGAACGTTCTAAAGATCGATCTGAAGATGAAAAAATACCAAAGATATTAGATGATCAGTTGCCATTTTGAACTTATTTATGAACAACTTTTGTGTGGTATAATGATGTAAAGGCAGGTGATTATAGTGGATTACATTACAAAAGATACCTTAGATAAATACATTAAGGGTAAATCAGTGATTGAATTTAATATTTTTGTGGAGTTATTTGAAAAAGAATTTGGGATAGTGCTTCCATTTAAAGACAAAGTTGATTTTGAACAATTGACAGAAGGACAGCGGACGAAAATGACAAAGGCGATTTTTACAAATGATGATGTATTGGAACAACTTCGTAAAGCTTCAGTTCATCATGATTATATAGAAGATGACAACGAAGCATTAAATATAATAAATGAGGCTCGACATGGGAAATAAGTATAAAGTAATTTGGGAGAGAACAGCTCTACGACGACTTGGTCAACTTTATAATATTGATCATGAAAAAGTGTACAAGAATACGAAATCATTACTATCACATAACCCATATGGTCAATCTTACGGTTCTGCGGATTTTCCTGGATTTAAATTTAATGGTTATCACTGGACATGTATTAATAATGCTCTTGTTGTATATCGTATTTCTGATCATGAAGAATCTGTATTTGTTGATGCTTGTTATCATGCTAATACAGGCTGGGCGCTTAAGGTGTTTTTCGGAGAACATGATCCATTAGATTAAACATTTAATGTTTAAATAAAACAGTAAAGAGATGCCTAGAAGAGGCACCTCCAATTTAAATTTATCTATAATCATAAAAACCTTCTCTGCATCTTCTGATCCTTAAAAGAAAACACAACAGGTTTATCTTCAATTTTAGTTTCCAAATGAACATTTTTCCCCCATAATTGTTCTAAATAAGGGAGAGTCCGTTCAGTATATTTTAAGTCTAGTTCAAGTCCTTCATATTCATGTTTGAGGTATAATTCTCCGTTATTTTTGAAATTGCCATTCTCTACGACAAGATATGGGAAACCGCCATTTGTTCTAGATGAAACAAGTTGATCTCTAATGTTTTCCCACGTTTTATCAGTAACCTTCCATTCCCGGCCTTGTTTTTCAAAAATATAAAGGTCTAAATCTTCAACAAGTTCTTTAGTTAAATAGTTTCTTATAAATGAAGTATCTGAATCGATTTCCCGCACCTCAAATATCTTATCTCTATCCCAACGTTTTTCAATGTCCTCAAAAATCTTTATTCCTAGATAATAAGGATTTAACGTTTGCTGTGATGGCTGGACTACAGAGGAATTCAGTTTTGCAAACTCAACTGTTTCCTCAGAGGTCAGATCCATTTCTCTTAGGATGCGTACGTGCCAGTATGACGCCCAACCCTCATTCATGATTTTCGTCTGAATCTGAGGCCAAAAGTATAACATCTCTTCTCTTAACATAGATAGAATGTCACGCTGCCAATCCTCTAAAATAGGAGAATGCTCTTCAATAAACCACATAATATCTTTTTCAGGTTTTTTGGGGAACTTTAAAACTGGTTTATCAGATTCATCCTTTTTTTCAGCTTGTTCTGATTGATTTTCTAAATCCCATAGGTCTTCAAATCCGGTTTTTCCTTCTGCACTTTCTTCGTTTTTCATTTTTTTCTTATTTTGATCTGTATTATATTTTCTATAAAGACTAGGATCAACATGTTCCTGTATGGCAAGAACTGCATCAATAAACTTTTCTACATTTTCAGTACCATGTTCATATTCATATTGATGTATTCTTTCTGCTGTGGAAGACATGCTATTGATCATATCTCGATTCGTATTTGAAAAATGTGCGTTATTTTTGAAAAAGTCACAATGAGCGAGTACATGTGCAACAATTAATTTGTTTTGGATTAAGGAATTTCCATCTAGTAAAAAAGCGTAACAAGGGTTTGAATTAATGACAAGCTCATAGATTTTGCTTAGCCCTAAATCATATTGCATCTTCATTTTATGAAAAGTTTTTCCAAAACTCCAATGAGAGAATCGAGTTGGCATTCCATAGGCCCCGAAGGTGTAAATAATATCAGAAGGGCAAATTTCATAACGCATTGGGTAAAAATCAAGCTGAAACTCTTTGGCGATTTCAACTATATTCTCAATTGCTTTTTCAAGTTGTTTCATTTCTTCAACATTCAATATTTTCACCCCACTTCAGGTTTAGAAAAGAAGCTTTTTAGTGCTTTGAAAACTTCTCCTTTTTCACGAATAATACAATGGCGAAAAGTAGGATGGTGTATATTCCGATATGCTGACATCAATGTGGAACTTCGATTGTATTGATTTACTTCACCATAACCAAACATGTTGCTTTTTTCCAACAATTTACTTATTAATTTCGTACATCTTTCATTATCTGAAGTTAAATTATCTCCATCGGAAAAATGAATAGGGTATATATTGTAATTTTTAGGTGAATACCTGGTTTCAATGATTTCTAGTGCTTTTTTATAAGCTGAAGAACATATCGTACCTCCACTTTCCCCTTTTGTAAAAAATTCCTCTTCTGTAACTTCCTTAGCTTCAGTGTGATGTGCTATAAAGATGATTTCAACATTTTCATATTTTTTTCTTAAAAACCGAGTCATCCAAAAGAAAAAGCTGCGTGCAATATATTTTTCAAAACTTCCCATAGATCCTGATGTATCCATGATCGCCATGATTAAAGCGTTAGACTGCGGTTTTGTAATTTCATCCCATGTTTTAAAACGAAGATCATCGGGGGAAATACCGTGAATACCAGGCTGACCTGTAGATGCATTTCGTTTTAAATTTTGTAAAATGGTTCTCTTTTTATCTATATTCGACATAATGCCTTTTTTACGTATGTCATTAAACTCAATATCTGTGACTTTTAATAAGTCTTTTTCTTTTTGCTTTAAATAAGGTAATTCAAGTTGACTAAAGAGCATCGTTTCAAGTTCTTCCATATCAATCTCAACCTCGAAATAATCCTCTCCTGGCTGATTGCCAGCACCTTCCCCTTTACCAGCACTGGATGGAGCTGGCTCCTGACCTAAGACATCTCCTACTTTGCTTTCCCCATCCCCTTGACCAACATGTTTATTTTTATTGTAATTAAAACGGAATTTATACTCATCTAAACTTTTGATAGGCACTTTAATAATTTTTTTGCCATTAGATAAAATGATGCTTTCATCTGTAATGAGATCAGGCAGGTTTTGTTTTATTGCTTCCCTTACTTTTTCCTGGTGTCTGGTTTGATCTTGATACCCTTTTCGGTGTAATGACCAATCTTCTCTGGAAACGATAAACGATGAACTCAACGTCTCGACCCCTCCTTCCTGTTTATATCAATATATTCAACATACAGGGTGTTATGTGAACAAGAATATAAAAAAACATCAAAGATGGTCTTTTGGCTGATAGGTCTCGAAAATTGTACACTTATCTCATTTGAAAATCCATTGACCTCACTATCATCCCACACCTAAAGGAGTGGGCTTTCCCATTCGGAAATTCTGTAATTTTTAAATCGTTTTCAAGGCAAATTATGTAAGGGATATAGGAGGAATTTGTAGATTTATGGAGAATAGTATTTTTGAGAAAGCTTAATTATTTGCTGAGTTAGAAATAGTAGGGGAGTGACAGTGTATAATGAAAAAAGAATTGGAAGCAAGCATAAAAACACATAGATTTCTTACTATTTTAATATATATACTTCTCGTCAATGTATGGACAATGATGGGTGGTGAGTTTTGGTTATTATTTTCATTTTCAATTGTAACAATACTAATTTTAGTTTCTTTTTATATAAGGGATTCCAAAAATACTAAAAACATGTTAGATCTAGTTATTAAGTCGGAACGCAAAAAAACAGAAGATAATATAAAACAGCTCATTTATTATGATGATTTAACTGGACTACCAAATCGAAGACTCTTTCAAAAACATCTAGATGAAGTCATTCAGCATATAAAAACAAAAAAAACAAACTTGGCTGTTGTGACCATAGATATTGATAGATTTAAACTAGTAAATGATTCTTTAGGTCACGATTTCGGTAACATTTTATTAATGCAAATGGCAGAGAGACTAAACCGATGTATTACGGAAAATGATTTTGTCGCACGAATTGAAGGTGATAAATTTTCGATTTATTTGATTGGTTTAAATAGATCAGAAGAACTTGAATCAAAAGCATTTCATATAATTCAAGTCATGGAAGAAGTATATACGATCCAAAATCATAAAATTCACATCTCAGCATGTGCTGGCATTTCAATATATAACCACAATGCTAATGCTGATTTACTCATAAAGCAAGCAGATATTGCATTATATAATGTGAAGGAAAAAGGAAAAAGCAATGTTCAAATATATACTTCTTCGATGAATAATACATCTTTGGAAAGATTTAATTTGGAAAATGATATAAGACGTGCGATTGAAAATGAAG
The window above is part of the Chengkuizengella sp. SCS-71B genome. Proteins encoded here:
- a CDS encoding futalosine hydrolase translates to MTAKDKQILIVTAVEAEKEAILKGLHSTNNIHVIAAGVGPAAAATNTTRALCTSKYNLVISMGIGGGFADRAKVGSIVIANEIIAADLGVETAEGFCGLNELGFGSTHLKVDINLMNKVYEALKKTKMIVHIGPILTLSTITGTSETALKLSSRIKGAAVEAMEGFGVATAAHEFNIPVLEIRAISNPVGPRDREAWRMKEAFEGLTKTSTILQEVFN
- a CDS encoding Xaa-Pro dipeptidyl-peptidase, translating into MSKKSLVMIFSTIVVLVFILLISIQSLYINGNEQRQKDQEEITIDLNIQKDKESKQTINTGDNDNVEVQSNDRKTQPAYSYSDAIVESVFVETTVDSDNDGHFDRIHANIIRPKETENDLKVPVIYEITPYLKGLNPLTFHDVNVELNAVDGNGNAKGKPFISSDFPGSYDDYFVPHGYAVVIAESIGTALSDGCPTIGDENEVLAASSVIDWLNGRANAFSEDGQPVYADWSTGNVGMIGMSYNGTLDNGVAVTGIEGLKTIVPIAAISSWYDYYRANGAVVAPGGYQGEDTDILANAILTRENSEVCNEVVNELEHTQDRVTGDYNEFWDHRNYLNEVKNINASVFVVHGLNDWNVKTKQFSQWWDALGKNDISRKLWLHQEGHRNPKSIRENEWYETLHRWFDFWLYDIDNGIMDEPMVNIQREDLSWEIEDNWPAEGAESTTLYLNHNSNIQVGTLNLQSIPNNQKNSITLIDDPMVQAEVLVANPEESNPNRIVFMTNELIDSVRISGTPEVSIRASLDHPVSNLTAILVDYSKTSSKIVTRGWMDPQNINDVNKSKLLNPNQNYTFNWDMQPDDYVFEEGHRIGIVFIASDFEYTLRPPAGKKLTLYPEKSKVILPIVGGSDALKW
- a CDS encoding SRPBCC family protein — protein: MPIVKISMFIDAPQKVCFDLARSIEVHMLSTSKTREKAIAGKTSGLIELHESVTWEAVHFGIRQRLTAKITEFDSPNLFVDEQVSGAFKRFKHIHEFISYQGGTHMIDTFEYTAPFGVFGKLADIIFLKKYMYKFLTTRNETLKMMAEEVQKSKC
- a CDS encoding stalk domain-containing protein — its product is MKKSTIFLILFILSFIFSATVLAAEESKIEVWIDGKQIQFDQGPFIKDGTAFVPFRALFSELGLNVKWDQDTKIVIGENDGLIVELSLNNNQFTVNGETIELLVPPELVNNHTYVPLRVVGESTGKSVKWNVETKAISILSHESQVNEQSESVADSNYIVKVNGESIDKDKLIDLMVQQLGKEKTDALVQQLINRTLVAQELAKQGLNVTDEELANGVAKEIERFKASIGSDEEVEAYLLQYGMTMEDYQKVVEDIIPFQLQIEKLFESRVNVTDEEIATYYEENLFFYTEEEQVKASHILVETKEEAEAIMQQINDGADFAELAKEHSIDPGSGANGGDLGFFGRGMMVPVFEEAAFNLSVGEVSQIVQSNFGFHIIKATDKKEAKTPTLEEKQEEIKEELLKVKSREQYQLWIEDAKNQSVIEVLF
- a CDS encoding TOTE conflict system archaeo-eukaryotic primase domain-containing protein, yielding MDVLGLHKKIKKLLLEIEQLQIENISLRNENARLKEICKTNKDMLKINHSNLQQHKKIDKLQENIDKVHQYSNADLKISLFRNLFCTREDIYAVRWESKTGKMGYSPSCSNECSSVNRKITFRSWCPSMDLL
- a CDS encoding TOTE conflict system archaeo-eukaryotic primase domain-containing protein translates to MNVPVSIEKSRSGHGAHLWIFFEEAISASLARKLGCLILSKTMNSRHQIGLDSYDRLFPNQDTLPKGGFGNLIALPLQGLPRKKGNSIFVDMYFQPYKDQWEFLFSIKKLKLDEVEVILQKSSNVSSLLDAKSFSDINELFGNEHFNKSAKSNIHETLPEVVKVTMSNMVYIEKKLIPALLMGKITKLATFPNSEFYKAQAMRLSTHGKPRVISCSEEFENEIALPRGCFQNVKELFEQHEIKIDLSDERTEGVKIDVQFTGKLTMLQDAATRAILSNDIGILSAATAFGKTVVGANIIAQRKVNTLVLVHRKELMIQWKERLNAFLDFETIGVIGGGGKIKRTNLIDIATIQSMNQKRIIKDFINDYGQIIVDECHHISAFRFEQVLKKANSKYIVGLTATPTRKDGHHPIVMMQCGPIRLKIDAKSQAAERAFQLKVIPRYTEFKLSTNSTDSSIQDIYKWLIYDESRNNLIFDDILNCLEQGRSPILLVERMAHLEYFQKRLDKFAKNIVVLRGGMSKRQREAIKKQLESIPDSEERVLIATGKLIGEGFDDSRLDTLFLVHPISWRGTLQQYAGRLHRNHNGKNEVLIYDYVDHQVPVLANMYKKRIKGYRSMGYQGMESTT